TGGCATTGTCCAGGAGAATCCGGATTTATTCAATTAGTGAGAGGTTTTTAAATTGAAAACAAAATGCCCAAAATGTAAAGGAATAGGTTCCGTTGTAGTGGACTATAAGGAATGTGATGCCTGTGGGGGAACAGGCTTTGAAGATGATGCTTTTGATATAGGGAACCATTTTAAAGGTATTAACAGTAGAGCACGTGACAAATTTGACCTTGGAGGTGAAGAAGACATTCCATGTGAGGCATGCAATGGAAAAGGTCAGGTTGAAGTGTTTGAGGAATGTCCTCAATGTCATGGATCAGGCCAAATAAATGTCTGTAGGGATTGTGGCAAACTGCTCGATGAGAGGTATGACATTTGCCATGAGTGCGGCGAGAAGAGAAAGGCTGAAAAGGCAAGGCATGAGGAATTTGAAGCCAAAAGAAAAGCTGCCCGTGACGTTTATGTTTTAGATGCGATTTGCAATATGCGTGATGTTGACAAGGATAAGTTGTACAAGGGTAAGATTACCAGAATCGAGAGATACGGCGCTTTTGTTAGCTTGAACAACAATGTTTGGGGACTTATGAGAGGAGATGTCTCAGAATATAATGTGGGTGAAGAGGTAATCGTATTCATAACATCCATCAAGTCAAGAGAAGGAAAAATAGATTTTGCACCTGCTTACGTTGATTCATATAACCTTAAAAGATTAACCAAATCAATTCCAAGGACCCTGATAGGCAACCTTGATGAAAACAAGGGTAAGATGGTTAGAATCGATGGTGAAGTTCAGCAGATTCAACAGACCTCAGGTCCGACAATTTTCATAATCAGCGATGAAACTGCAACCACTGAAATAGCCGCTTTCGACAAGGCGGGCGAGAGGTCCTATCCTGAAATTGAGTTGGGCGATGCGGTTCAGGTCATCGGTGAGGTCAACGAACACGGCGGAAAAACACAGATTGAGTCATCTTCAATGATAAAACTTGATGCCGAAAGCACACAACAATTACATAAGTTAATTGACGAGGCATTAAACAGGAAAGCAAAACCTAAAGATGTCGATTTCTTGGTCAAAAGTGACGTTTTAAACAGACTTAGACCTAAGATGTATGAGGCCGCCCAAAGGATAAGAAGGGCAATACTTGATGGAAGGACAATATTGCTCAGACACCATAACGATGCTGACGGTATCGTTTCAGGGGTTGCAATGGAAAAGGCTATAGTTCCATTGATACAGGAAATAAACCCAAGCAATGATGCCGAATACTATTACTTCAAAAGGTCACCGAGTAAGGCTCCATTCTATGAGCTCGAGGATGTTGTGAAGGACCTGTCATTTGCGCTGGAAGACCAGGAAAGGCACGGTCAGAAACTTCCGTTGATAGTGTTATTGGATAACGGATCTACAGAAGAGGATATTGTCGCACTGATGCAGGCTAAAATATATGATATAGAAGTTATCGTAATAGACCACCACTCTCC
This is a stretch of genomic DNA from Methanobrevibacter thaueri. It encodes these proteins:
- a CDS encoding DHH family phosphoesterase, whose protein sequence is MKTKCPKCKGIGSVVVDYKECDACGGTGFEDDAFDIGNHFKGINSRARDKFDLGGEEDIPCEACNGKGQVEVFEECPQCHGSGQINVCRDCGKLLDERYDICHECGEKRKAEKARHEEFEAKRKAARDVYVLDAICNMRDVDKDKLYKGKITRIERYGAFVSLNNNVWGLMRGDVSEYNVGEEVIVFITSIKSREGKIDFAPAYVDSYNLKRLTKSIPRTLIGNLDENKGKMVRIDGEVQQIQQTSGPTIFIISDETATTEIAAFDKAGERSYPEIELGDAVQVIGEVNEHGGKTQIESSSMIKLDAESTQQLHKLIDEALNRKAKPKDVDFLVKSDVLNRLRPKMYEAAQRIRRAILDGRTILLRHHNDADGIVSGVAMEKAIVPLIQEINPSNDAEYYYFKRSPSKAPFYELEDVVKDLSFALEDQERHGQKLPLIVLLDNGSTEEDIVALMQAKIYDIEVIVIDHHSPGDLITKDERDGEIYGATVAVDEYVDCHVNPYLVGGDSQLTAGCLATEVAHIINPDVKRLIQHLPAIAALGDRSECGEVYQYLKLAAVKGYSQEHLAKVAECVDFEAYFLRFMNGRGIMDTILAVDNIDKHKKMIEALYKEYQKRIDTQLRAALPNIKRTQLENGIYFNLLDVEKFAHKFTFPAPGKTCGFVHDHVIKELGEDKPIVTLGHGPDFGVFRATDAVNEQYGFNVNDIVAKMIEKVPQAGVDGGGHECAGSIKYIEGLGQEVLYKVVEEIQSLSKK